A genome region from Hymenobacter tibetensis includes the following:
- a CDS encoding DUF2911 domain-containing protein: protein MKALLSLTAGLALLVAVPQTTNAQIATPAASPKSVVQQRVGLTDVTITYSRPSAKGRKIFGDKDVVPYGQRWRTGANQTTSIKFSDDVTVEGKKVPAGEYGLYTIPGKTEWTVVLNKSLKQGADVAGFKDDQDVARFTIKPYVVPSYVAQNVAAKNQGKIETFTISFTDLTPATANVAMEWELTGAKFKVTSEVDTKVMAQIDEKVVKNATPSANDLAAAAVYYYDNNKDLKQALAWMQKANEKDPKFWNVHTEAKIRMKMKDYKGATAAAEQSKKLALASTPPNTDYAKMNDDLVAEAKKTTK from the coding sequence ATGAAAGCACTTCTCTCTCTCACCGCTGGTTTGGCTCTCCTCGTAGCCGTTCCGCAAACAACTAACGCTCAGATTGCCACTCCTGCTGCCAGCCCCAAAAGTGTTGTCCAACAGCGTGTAGGTCTCACTGATGTTACCATTACATATTCACGGCCTAGCGCCAAAGGCCGCAAGATTTTCGGCGACAAGGATGTAGTGCCCTACGGCCAACGCTGGCGCACGGGCGCCAACCAGACCACCAGCATCAAGTTCTCGGATGACGTGACGGTAGAAGGCAAGAAGGTACCAGCCGGCGAGTATGGCCTCTACACTATCCCTGGCAAGACCGAATGGACCGTGGTGCTCAACAAGAGCCTTAAGCAAGGCGCTGATGTGGCCGGCTTCAAAGACGACCAGGATGTGGCGCGCTTCACCATTAAGCCATATGTAGTGCCTAGCTACGTCGCTCAGAACGTAGCCGCCAAAAACCAAGGTAAAATTGAAACCTTTACCATCAGCTTCACCGATTTGACCCCCGCTACCGCCAATGTGGCAATGGAGTGGGAGCTAACCGGCGCCAAATTCAAAGTGACTTCGGAAGTGGATACCAAGGTAATGGCTCAGATTGACGAGAAAGTGGTGAAGAATGCCACGCCTAGCGCCAACGACCTTGCTGCGGCTGCTGTTTATTACTATGACAACAACAAGGACTTGAAGCAAGCCCTGGCTTGGATGCAGAAAGCCAACGAGAAAGACCCCAAGTTCTGGAACGTGCACACCGAAGCGAAGATCCGCATGAAGATGAAGGACTATAAAGGCGCTACTGCGGCAGCCGAGCAGTCCAAGAAGCTGGCCCTCGCCTCAACTCCTCCAAACACCGACTACGCCAAGATGAACGACGACTTGGTAGCTGAAGCGAAGAAGACCACCAAGTAA
- a CDS encoding ExbD/TolR family protein: MITSLTQPRPRQIYRRNLSIPEVWPLAIVVLVLFRCCLATTSLNQIEPAVELPTSSGSGCVPNNRHYTITINKDNKLFFNVEDEPYRSTIIEQVASLHSIRLTPLQQQELHRLPYLGMDVRRLPEYFSSSQTQRYALLKMGIPTAQLEEYLDATRRVYRECAGKPIFCFVRADKNTPFSAIRPIIRLLQQHNINRFNLRTSMPAETL; this comes from the coding sequence ATGATTACCAGTCTCACTCAGCCCCGCCCGCGTCAGATTTATCGGCGCAACTTGTCGATTCCAGAGGTGTGGCCACTAGCGATAGTGGTGCTTGTGCTTTTTCGTTGTTGTTTGGCGACTACTTCCTTAAATCAAATAGAGCCTGCTGTTGAACTGCCCACTTCTTCAGGTAGTGGATGCGTGCCTAATAACCGACACTATACCATCACTATTAACAAAGACAACAAGCTTTTCTTTAACGTCGAAGATGAGCCATATCGGAGTACGATTATTGAGCAGGTAGCATCGCTACATAGTATTCGACTCACCCCCCTACAACAGCAGGAATTGCACCGGCTACCATACCTAGGTATGGATGTGCGCAGACTACCAGAATATTTTTCCTCTTCACAGACACAACGCTATGCGCTTCTCAAGATGGGTATCCCAACTGCACAATTGGAAGAGTACCTAGATGCTACTCGTCGGGTGTACAGGGAATGTGCTGGTAAACCTATCTTCTGTTTTGTCCGGGCAGATAAGAACACGCCTTTTTCTGCCATCCGACCTATCATCCGACTCTTACAACAACACAACATCAATCGGTTTAACCTTAGAACTAGTATGCCAGCCGAAACCCTATAG
- a CDS encoding cation diffusion facilitator family transporter, with the protein MSTAQTKNRLGLLSLVVSVVLVLVKFYAYQMTRSQAVLTDALESIINVFTSGFALYSIYLASLPKDENHPYGHGKVEYLSVGFEGGLILFAGAYIFYSATSTLFHPHVVARPDSGMWLLGATAVVNLAVGYVLVRAGRRLHSVALVGDGQHLYIDALNTIVSCAALALVFFTGNVLYDTIAAYLLGLFITVNGYRMLRKSVAGLMDESDVTTVKRVIQELQQHRQPSWIDVHNLRVLRYGADLHIDCHVTLPYYFSLEEVHTEVHRIEEFIQTRFEVDTEMFVHADPCNFSACSHCHMPECPVRQHPFSREIPWTIANTVKNERHQLAELE; encoded by the coding sequence ATGTCTACTGCTCAAACCAAAAACCGGCTCGGTTTGCTTTCCTTAGTGGTGAGCGTCGTGCTGGTATTGGTGAAATTTTACGCCTACCAGATGACCCGCTCGCAGGCGGTGCTAACGGACGCGCTGGAGTCGATTATCAACGTTTTCACCAGCGGCTTCGCGCTCTACAGCATCTATCTGGCCAGCTTGCCCAAAGACGAAAACCACCCCTACGGCCACGGCAAGGTGGAGTACCTGTCGGTGGGCTTTGAGGGCGGTTTGATTCTGTTTGCAGGGGCCTACATTTTCTACAGCGCTACCAGTACCCTGTTTCACCCGCATGTGGTGGCCCGCCCAGATTCGGGAATGTGGCTGCTGGGTGCCACGGCCGTCGTCAACTTGGCGGTGGGGTATGTGCTGGTGCGGGCGGGCCGGCGGCTACACTCAGTGGCCTTGGTCGGTGATGGGCAGCACTTGTACATTGATGCACTGAACACGATTGTATCGTGCGCGGCACTGGCATTGGTATTCTTCACTGGCAATGTGCTCTATGACACCATTGCAGCGTACTTACTAGGCCTGTTCATTACGGTGAATGGCTACCGCATGCTGCGCAAATCAGTGGCCGGCCTCATGGATGAATCGGATGTGACGACGGTGAAACGTGTGATTCAGGAATTGCAGCAACACCGCCAACCTTCCTGGATAGATGTGCACAACCTGCGCGTACTGCGCTACGGGGCCGATTTGCACATCGACTGCCACGTAACGCTACCCTATTATTTCAGCTTAGAAGAAGTACACACCGAAGTGCACCGCATCGAGGAGTTCATCCAAACTCGCTTTGAAGTGGACACCGAAATGTTTGTGCATGCTGACCCCTGCAATTTCTCGGCTTGCTCGCATTGCCACATGCCCGAATGTCCCGTGCGGCAGCATCCTTTCAGCCGCGAAATCCCCTGGACCATTGCCAACACCGTGAAAAACGAGCGGCACCAACTGGCCGAGTTGGAGTAA
- a CDS encoding ABC transporter ATP-binding protein, with protein MNTSGATLDPDEPKKKLTKESFQRGLRIFRFTLPYRTKFVVGTVLLTLSSATTMAFPWIIGKLADTASGHPVTLPNGTIVSINQIALGFAVLILLQGLLSFGRIWLFTQVSEFTVRDIRQALYKKFVSLPIAYFEKNRVGAITSRITSDVGIIQDSFSLTLAELFRQVMTLIAGITFIMIVSVKLSLFMLMTFPPIVVLAMVFGKKIRVLARTTQDELAKTNVIVEETLQGINTVKAFTNEQFETTRYTSSLTKTVRAALKSNLYRGGFVSFVIIGLFGGIVLVLWRAATLVQAGQMTIGDLTQFALYTMFIGASVAGLGELYGKVQSTLGASERILEILDEPSEPTHLPRVAGLAPLSIRGDIDYCHVAFRYPTRPDLPVLKDISFDIQAGEKIALVGPSGAGKSTIVQLLMQFYDLSEGKILIDGRPVSQYDLTELRRHIGIVPQETILFGGSIRENIAYGKIDATDEEISTTARKANAWQFIESFPEGLDTLVGERGIKLSGGQRQRIAIARAILKNPAILILDEATSSLDSESEKLVQDAMDELMKNRTSIIIAHRLSTIRKVDKILVIDGGRIVEQGTHDQLAHNDNGLYANLLKLQFELS; from the coding sequence ATGAATACAAGCGGTGCGACCCTTGACCCGGACGAACCCAAGAAGAAATTAACCAAAGAAAGTTTTCAGCGTGGACTGCGGATTTTCCGCTTCACGCTGCCTTACCGCACCAAGTTCGTGGTGGGTACGGTGCTCCTGACGCTGTCCAGCGCCACTACCATGGCGTTTCCCTGGATTATTGGCAAGCTAGCTGATACGGCCAGCGGGCACCCGGTTACGCTGCCCAACGGCACCATCGTGAGCATCAACCAGATTGCCTTGGGTTTTGCCGTGCTCATCCTGCTTCAGGGGTTGCTTTCCTTTGGCCGCATCTGGCTTTTCACGCAGGTAAGCGAGTTTACGGTGCGCGATATCCGGCAGGCGCTGTACAAGAAGTTTGTTTCCCTACCGATTGCGTATTTCGAAAAAAACCGGGTGGGAGCCATTACTTCCCGCATCACCTCCGATGTGGGTATCATTCAGGATTCGTTTTCGCTCACCCTGGCTGAGCTGTTTCGGCAGGTGATGACCCTGATTGCCGGCATCACCTTCATCATGATAGTGTCGGTGAAACTGTCGTTGTTTATGCTGATGACGTTCCCGCCCATTGTGGTGCTGGCAATGGTGTTCGGCAAAAAAATCAGGGTATTGGCCCGCACGACACAGGACGAGCTAGCCAAAACCAACGTCATTGTAGAGGAAACCTTGCAGGGCATCAACACGGTGAAGGCATTCACCAACGAGCAGTTCGAAACCACTCGCTACACCAGCTCGCTCACCAAAACGGTGCGGGCCGCGCTGAAAAGCAACCTCTACCGCGGCGGCTTCGTCTCGTTCGTTATCATTGGCTTGTTTGGTGGCATTGTGCTGGTGCTGTGGCGGGCTGCCACGTTGGTACAAGCGGGCCAGATGACCATCGGCGACCTGACGCAGTTTGCCCTCTACACCATGTTTATTGGCGCTTCGGTAGCAGGCCTGGGCGAATTGTATGGCAAGGTGCAAAGCACGCTGGGTGCTTCTGAACGCATACTGGAAATTCTGGACGAGCCATCTGAGCCGACTCACCTACCTCGCGTGGCTGGCCTGGCACCTCTCAGCATACGCGGCGACATCGACTACTGCCACGTGGCGTTCCGCTACCCTACCCGCCCCGACTTGCCCGTGCTTAAAGATATCTCCTTCGATATTCAGGCCGGCGAGAAGATTGCCTTGGTGGGCCCATCCGGAGCCGGCAAGTCCACCATCGTGCAGTTGCTGATGCAGTTCTATGACCTGAGCGAAGGCAAGATTCTGATTGACGGCCGCCCCGTAAGCCAATACGACCTGACCGAGTTGCGCCGTCACATCGGTATTGTGCCGCAGGAAACTATCCTGTTTGGGGGTAGCATTCGGGAGAATATCGCCTACGGCAAGATTGACGCCACCGACGAGGAAATTAGTACCACTGCCCGCAAAGCCAATGCTTGGCAGTTCATCGAGTCGTTTCCGGAAGGGCTCGACACGCTGGTGGGCGAGCGGGGTATCAAGCTCAGCGGCGGTCAGCGCCAACGCATTGCCATTGCCCGCGCCATCCTGAAAAACCCGGCCATCCTCATCCTCGACGAAGCCACTTCCTCGCTCGACAGTGAAAGCGAAAAGCTGGTGCAGGATGCCATGGACGAGCTGATGAAGAACCGCACCAGCATCATCATTGCCCACCGCCTTAGCACCATCCGCAAAGTCGATAAGATTCTGGTTATAGATGGGGGCCGCATTGTGGAGCAAGGCACCCACGACCAGCTAGCGCACAACGACAACGGCCTCTACGCCAACCTGCTGAAGCTACAGTTTGAACTGAGCTAA